A single genomic interval of Electrophorus electricus isolate fEleEle1 chromosome 2, fEleEle1.pri, whole genome shotgun sequence harbors:
- the adra2da gene encoding alpha-2Da adrenergic receptor, giving the protein MDLIQFNATGDGNITRPWPHTEVAAAFIIFVVSVLIMVTIVGNVLVIVAVLTSRALRAPQNLFLVSLASADILVATLVIPFSLANEVMGYWFFGSTWCAFYLALDVLFCTSSIVHLCAISLDRYWSVTKAVSYNLKRTPKRIKFMIAVVWVISAVISFPPIIMTKHDEKECLINDDPWYILSSAVVSFFAPGLIMIMVYCKIYRVAKQRSSTVFVAKNGIERQPSQSETCFVRKDKFEMESPSSHSSESNQRQEELDDIDLEESCADNKPKSSRFSKRRKVEGTERCPKDNCRISWATNRASQMCQEQKNRQLNVSKTKIAQMREKRFTFVLAVVMGVFVLCWFPFFFTYSLQAVCGKSCNVPEGLFKLFFWIGYCNSSVNPIIYTIFNRDFRKAFKKILYLSAAQRT; this is encoded by the coding sequence ATGGACTTAATTCAATTCAATGCCACGGGCGATGGCAACATCACGAGACCGTGGCCACACACCGAAGTGGCCGCGGCGTTCATCATATTTGTGGTTTCTGTCCTAATTATGGTTACTATAGTCGGGAACGTCTTGGTGATAGTGGCGGTTCTGACCAGCCGAGCGCTCCGCGCGCCCCAGAATCTCTTTTTGGTGTCACTGGCTTCTGCTGACATCCTCGTGGCTACTCTGGTAATCCCATTCTCTCTCGCCAACGAGGTTATGGGATATTGGTTCTTTGGCAGCACCTGGTGCGCGTTTTACCTGGCTCTGGACGTTCTTTTCTGCACGTCGTCTATCGTTCACCTATGCGCCATCAGCCTCGATCGTTACTGGTCAGTCACTAAAGCGGTGAGCTACAACTTAAAAAGGACACCGAAGCGCATCAAGTTTATGATCGCTGTAGTCTGGGTCATATCAGCTGTCATTTCGTTTCCTCCGATAATAATGACCAAACACGACGAAAAGGAATGTCTGATAAATGATGACCCTTGGTACatcctctcctctgctgtggTGTCCTTTTTCGCCCCTGGTCTTATAATGATAATGGTGTACTGTAAAATATACCGGGTGGCCAAACAGCGCTCGTCCACCGTATTTGTGGCTAAAAACGGCATCGAGAGACAGCCGTCACAGTCGGAGACGTGCTTCGTCCGGAAGGACAAGTTTGAGATGGAAAGTCCGAGCAGCCACAGTTCCGAGAGTAACCAGCGGCAAGAGGAGCTGGACGACATCGACCTGGAGGAGAGCTGCGCGGACAACAAGCCCAAAAGTTCGCGATTTTCCAAACGGAGGAAAGTGGAGGGCACGGAGCGCTGCCCCAAAGACAACTGTCGCATCTCGTGGGCTACAAACCGCGCCTCGCAAATGTGCCAGGAGCAAAAAAACCGACAGCTGAACGTGTCCAAAACAAAGATTGCTCAGATGCGAGAAAAACGGTTCACGTTCGTTCTTGCCGTGGTGATGGGGGTGTTCGTGCTTTGCTGGTTCCCGTTTTTCTTTACCTACAGCTTGCAAGCAGTTTGCGGGAAAAGCTGTAATGTACCGGAAGGGCTATTCAAACTCTTCTTTTGGATAGGCTACTGCAATAGCTCTGTGAATCCCATAATCTACACAATTTTCAATAGAGATTTCCGAAAAGCTTTCAAGAAAATTCTGTACTTATCTGCAGCTCAGCGCACCTGA